Genomic window ([Eubacterium] hominis):
TTTATAATGAAGGGAGATGATGATTATGTTAAATACTATTATGCTTGCAAGTAGCGCAGAATATTTAGGTGGATTGCTTTTTGATATCTTTAATGCAGGAATATTTTTTTTCATACTGCTTTTGATTTTAAGAAAAATAAAAAACAAAAAGAATAAAATAAAATGATTTACTGAAGATTTTACCAATTTAATTTATTAATGATTTCTATGATTCTATTCTTATGAAAATTATTGTTTGAGGTTAAGGCAATAAGATGATGATTCTTTCGCAATACAAGAAAAGGCTGCCATTTATATTTCTGACTCATGAAACTGTTATCTCGATCAGGAGTATATACTTCCACACCCTTATATTCATAAGTTTTTACGACTTTACGATTCTTTGTTATGGATCTCATAGCTAAATCTGTTATGAAATTGCTTTTCGTATCATATTGTTGGTAATCAAAATAATTATCATCATTTTCTAAAATGCATGATTTATATTTTATTAGAATAGATTGATAGTTTTTAGATTCACACGTATTATGATTTAATTCGGTTACATCAGATGAAAAGGTACATGGTGAAGTAACAGTTGGATGATAAACTGTTAGAAAATGACTATAAAAGAAGTCTAGGCTAAAGTACAACAATCCTGCAATTAGTATTAGTTTGATATAAGATTTTTTCTCACCAAGTTGTTGAAAAATAAATTTACCAATCAATAAACAGACAACAGCCCATGATAAGGTTCCTTTAGATGAATCGCTATGATTGAATAATATCAGAATACTAACGATTAAAA
Coding sequences:
- a CDS encoding DUF2812 domain-containing protein; the protein is MKIQLMKFLLEDKDILQQHLDNMADQGWYLDSISNSFIIFEKSDTPYYYIVDYNYKTLKEKGYVEAKIADENTSKTIQHCKEAHTAYFHIYYMMERPSEFFNTLIHEDALTKERNHLRWRYCWLPLFIIFCSFTICYGYPQLFLTLLSYNISIILSLLLFITLPFCIISTFNQPLHTSSYKKKIRKIKIRSIFTWLFDFISLVLIVSILILFNHSDSSKGTLSWAVVCLLIGKFIFQQLGEKKSYIKLILIAGLLYFSLDFFYSHFLTVYHPTVTSPCTFSSDVTELNHNTCESKNYQSILIKYKSCILENDDNYFDYQQYDTKSNFITDLAMRSITKNRKVVKTYEYKGVEVYTPDRDNSFMSQKYKWQPFLVLRKNHHLIALTSNNNFHKNRIIEIINKLNW